Proteins encoded within one genomic window of Saccharopolyspora pogona:
- a CDS encoding transposase gives MTTIMDPVRAPAKELAVLYHERWNIEGFLKQIKSVQLGNEKIFRSKSPDGVRQEFWAHLAVHYATMCVQVDAADHAKLDPDRISHKNTVRVIRSRVWKPESFPPHSK, from the coding sequence GTGACCACGATCATGGACCCGGTTCGGGCTCCCGCGAAGGAGCTCGCGGTTCTTTACCATGAGCGCTGGAATATCGAGGGGTTTCTCAAGCAGATCAAGAGCGTTCAGCTGGGCAACGAGAAGATCTTTCGGTCGAAGTCGCCGGATGGGGTGCGGCAGGAATTCTGGGCGCATCTGGCGGTGCACTACGCCACGATGTGTGTCCAGGTGGATGCTGCTGATCATGCGAAGTTGGATCCGGATCGGATTTCGCATAAGAACACGGTGCGTGTCATCCGGTCCCGCGTGTGGAAACCGGAGTCTTTTCCCCCTCACAGCAAGTGA
- a CDS encoding amidase, whose amino-acid sequence MPSSLGVEPSPHPPGYFADADLAGLAAALRSGRLSAVDLTETAIGEATRWQPAINAFVALDESGARAAAVVASRELANGVDRGPLHGIPIAVKDMIHVQGLPTTAGSRHLTAHVAQRDAECVRRLRAAGAVVIGKTTTHEFANGPTGDRSATGATRNPHALERMAGGSSSGSAAAVAAGIVPLALGTDTGGSARIPAAFCGIVGLRPTHGALSTDGVLPLAPSLDTVGLLARFPEDVRALWTALTGEARTPTRRPLVGWIPPDSVHPTAPEIAHAAREFADVLVAEEVVVPEADELRSAYRVIQGREAFAEHAERLSRAPKLYDPEVHDRLHVGGAVTATEYDVALSVRDRVRERALALLRRFDLLALPTVPLLPPLIDQRVGEVRGAPVDVQTALLALTSPWSVLGLPAISVPVRRSDGIPMALQLVGPPGAEVELIGAAARLVPRP is encoded by the coding sequence GTGCCGTCATCCTTGGGAGTCGAACCGAGCCCGCACCCCCCGGGGTATTTCGCTGACGCTGATCTTGCTGGCCTCGCCGCCGCGTTGCGGTCCGGACGTCTTTCCGCGGTCGACCTCACGGAAACCGCGATCGGCGAAGCGACGCGTTGGCAGCCGGCGATTAATGCCTTCGTTGCACTCGACGAATCGGGTGCGCGCGCCGCAGCGGTCGTCGCGTCCCGGGAGCTGGCTAACGGCGTGGACCGTGGCCCGCTACACGGCATCCCGATCGCGGTGAAGGACATGATTCACGTGCAGGGTTTGCCGACGACCGCAGGATCCCGGCATCTGACTGCTCACGTCGCTCAGCGCGATGCAGAGTGTGTCCGGCGGTTACGCGCCGCGGGCGCCGTGGTGATCGGCAAGACCACGACGCACGAGTTCGCGAACGGTCCGACAGGCGATCGCTCCGCCACCGGAGCCACCCGCAATCCACACGCCCTGGAACGCATGGCAGGCGGATCGAGTAGCGGCTCCGCCGCCGCGGTGGCGGCCGGCATCGTGCCCCTGGCGCTCGGCACGGATACCGGCGGCTCAGCGCGGATCCCGGCGGCGTTTTGCGGTATTGTCGGGCTAAGGCCGACTCACGGCGCTCTCAGCACCGACGGTGTCCTGCCACTGGCTCCGTCCCTCGACACCGTCGGCCTGCTCGCTAGATTTCCCGAGGACGTGCGCGCGCTCTGGACCGCGCTGACCGGTGAGGCGCGAACGCCCACACGACGGCCGCTCGTCGGCTGGATCCCGCCCGACTCCGTGCATCCGACCGCGCCCGAGATCGCACATGCGGCACGCGAATTCGCTGACGTCCTTGTTGCCGAGGAGGTCGTCGTGCCCGAGGCAGACGAGCTTCGGTCCGCCTACCGTGTCATCCAGGGACGCGAGGCCTTTGCCGAGCACGCGGAGCGGCTAAGTCGCGCGCCCAAGTTGTACGATCCAGAAGTGCACGACCGCCTCCATGTCGGCGGTGCTGTGACCGCGACCGAATACGACGTCGCCCTCTCGGTACGCGATCGCGTGCGCGAGCGAGCGCTCGCTCTGCTCCGGCGCTTCGATCTGCTCGCTTTGCCGACTGTGCCCCTTCTCCCGCCACTCATCGACCAGCGTGTAGGCGAGGTGCGCGGCGCGCCGGTTGACGTGCAAACGGCGCTTCTCGCACTTACGAGCCCGTGGAGTGTGCTGGGTCTGCCGGCGATCTCAGTTCCCGTGCGCCGCAGCGACGGGATCCCGATGGCGCTGCAGCTCGTCGGGCCGCCGGGGGCCGAAGTCGAGTTGATCGGGGCTGCTGCCCGGCTAGTCCCAAGGCCGTGA